Within Trichoderma atroviride chromosome 2, complete sequence, the genomic segment GGAGGGACCTCTGTCTTGTCGGTCTCGGTTACAGGAGTATCAACGGCAGCGTCGGCCTTGGCAGGCTCGGAAGCAACCGTTGTATCAATGACGGGGACTGTGGTGGCTGGTGCCTCGGTCTTGGCCACCTCAGCTTGGGGCTCCACGACCTTGGGCTCCTCAGCCTTGGGCTCTTCAACCACGGGGACAGCCTTCTGGGCCTCCTCGAGGGGAACCTCGGTCTTGGTCACCTGGACGTTGCTAACTTCAGTGACGGGGCTGTCGATTGCCTGCACATCGGTGATGGTAGCAGAGGTAACAGGCGCGACAACAGGCTCGACAACAGGCGCAGCCTCCACAAccttggcttcttcggccTTGGTCTCTTCGGCCTTGGTCTCGTCAACGGCAGGGACCGCCTTGACCTCCTTCAGCAGCTCAGCCTCaacctccttcttctcctcgacggcggcggtgTTGGCGGCAGCCTCGGGGCTCTTGCCAGCCTCAGTGATCGACTCCTTGACCTCGGCGGGCACCTCGGGAGAGACCTCCTCTCGTGTCTCTTCCTTGACAGCAGCCTCATGCGAAGCCAAAGTCTCCTGAATAGGTGCAGGAAGGTTCTCCTTGACGGAGTCGGGAAGGTTCTTGTTGGCAGCATCGGCAGCGGCCGCAACAGTATCGTTTACAACAGGGGTCGCGGCCTCGACAGCGCTATCCGAAGCAGCAACGACAGCAGCGACGACAGCGGCGCcagtggtggcggcggcagcggcaacagcagcaagggTGTCGGTGTTGTCGGCTTCCGATTTCTCGGTACCGACACCAGCAGTGCCCTCGGAGGTGGATGGGGCTTCAGTGAccttctccttgagctcctcctcAACCTGAGCCTTCTCCACGACCTCCTTGGGGTCAGCAGCGGCTTCGGGCTCGACGCCTGCCTTCTCCTGGCTCTCCTTGACGACCTCTGGgaccttggcggcctcgagaGGAACCTGGGCAGCCAGGCCGACGGTTGTGGCACCAGGGTTGATGGTGCTGATGTGGGCATCCTGAGCGGCAACGACGGGGAGGCTGGACTCGGGAATCATGTTGCTGGTGACAGGAGGCAGCTCGGTGGCGTCGACACCGGGGAGAGCATCGCTCTTCTCATAAGACTCCTTGTCCAGCTTGACGTGCTCATTGGTGCTCTCAATGCCGACGGCAGGAACCTCCTCACCAGGCGCAAGCTTGATGGGGTTGATGgcaccagcggcagcgggcAGAGGGTTGACGCTGATGGGCTTATCCAGCTCAGTGCTGGGGGTGATCGGGAAGCCTCCAGGGACGTCGGAGGGGGTGGCAGTTCCCTCAGGCTTGTCAATGGGCTGCTCGCTCGCCATCTTAGCGGTGGTGGACTGAGGAGTAACGGTGCTGATGAAAGCAGCTGCGGGGTCGGATGAGAGAATGTCCGCGGGTGTGATGAAGTTGTTGACGTTGCCCTCGAGATCAGCCTCCTTGGGGGAAGACTCGTTTACGGTCCAGTCTCCGTCAACGACGTACTAGAAGCGGGAgcgaagaaagaagaagaagtcagcaaaaaaagattcgACAGGCAGAAATAGCCTCGTGTTGCTGGAGAGGACGGGCAAGAAATATATATGTACTATGATGCAGTGCGTAACAGGCTGAATCCACTATCTAGGTGCGTGTGACGTGATATATGCACGACAACAGCCTTGGAAGGGGGTTGGCCAGGCCGGAGCGGGGGCTTTTGGTACGAAGACAAGGGGGGCTTGGCCCAATCCCCCCAATTAAGCGGCTGCTTAGTGGGAATCATGGACGAGATGGATTAGGTAGGTAGAATTAAGTAGATTAAGTCCCCTTGATCAGCAGCGGACTTTGGCAGCGCGCCAATCAGGCCAACCGACGACTTTGGGGAGATCACCACTGTCATTGCGGCTGTGGCGCAAAGCAAAGGCCGCGGAATCTCACCGCTACACCGGGCTGTGGTCGCAGTCGACGAGCGCTAGGCggcggaagaggaggaaggatTGGCGAGTCGGATGACCAGCGCTGTTATCAGCACCAACCGTCCAACCCCGCGAGCCGTTGCgttgcgctgcgctgcgtcACAGCCCCCCGTGCCGAACGACTGCGACAGCGCCGTGGGGGGGGGGGATCCGGCAAGTTGCGCAAACCGCTGCAGAGCCTGCGAACACGCCGCGATGAGAGCCAcagccagcaccagcccaGCGACAGGCCTCCCATCGCCGAGCGGCCATCAGGGGACGCAATCCGATCCAGCTAGGCTCTGGCTGGCCGATTCGTCTCCAATGGTTTGCGCCGCGGCTGGAATCGCATCTCGCGGGATCGTGTGCGTAGACGGCAACGGGCGGCTTGATTGGGCGGGCGTCTACTGCGACATTGCGAACAAGGGAGGCACTAGCCCCCAGTGGATCAGATCGAGAGATGGGATAGACGGCGCATTGAAGCTGGCAAAGCAAGCTCGGCGACGGTCGCCGGTGCAGCATGAAATggggagaagagggattGGTACATGTCGTAACGCAAAtcaggagagagagaaaagggaaagaagagcgcCGCAAAACGTGGCTCAGAGACAGCAAACGGACGGAATCAGGGCAGCGGCGGCTACACGAGGACAGCATCTCAACCCACCTTGTAGTATATTTTCTGCGAGGCATCCTTCAGAAAGACAGTCTTCTGGAAGACGTCGCCCTCCTTGGGCAACTGCTCGCTCTTCGTCCAGTTGTCGAAAGTGCCTGTGACGAACACTTCTTCGGCGGGATGCTCCCTAGATCAGAACAACAGCCCAAAcgtcagctcagctcagcgtCTCATAGCGTAAATCCATAGCGGCGTCGTTTCGATTCCGCGCCAAGCCGGTGGAGGCTCATCTCTTTTTCGTCTGATCTCGTGGTCTCGCAAAAAATCGTGGCCATTGGTGCGAGCAGTACcggaatttttttttttttttttttttctttctttgttcttggaTCGGAGATGCTTTCGCGGCGCAAAACTTGTGTCgcaaaaaaggaaagcgCAAAACTCACCACTTGAACGTATAGCTACCCATGGTCGTGATTAAGAATTAGGAATATTAATGAGGTCGACAACGTGGCCGGAGGGGGGAGGTAAAATAAGGTGGAGGGGGGGAATATGGGAATCGAAGCAATCGAGGAACAAAAGAATCGAAAAGACGATGACcacgagatgatgacgaaaaagaagctcGAGGGTCGCCACAGCCCGGGATGGAAGAACCAGCGGCGTCAAGGACAGTATGAGTTTCGAAGGTACGAGGTCTTGCTAGTTTGAAATCGTGCGAAATTAAATGTGGCCGGTGAGCCTTTGGGCGGTGGGGGCGTTATtgcagctctgctctggGACCAGATAAGCGTCGGATAGTGCCTCCAGTAGCATGGCCGGGTACTCTGTACCTCTGTTCTCTTGACTGCGTGCAAGAAGCAGGGCGCGGCCTTGGTGGCCAATGGGCCAGGCCACTGACCGCAAGCAGCCACGGCCTGCGAGACACTGCGACGCGTTTGCTGGAAGCCGTCGAACCAGCGCAATCGTGCGATTCTCGCGAGGCTGCACAGCTTGCGCCGGGCCCATCCAGCTGCATGCCTTGGAACAGCGCTGGGGGGGCCTATCGTGCTCGCTGCAGTGCCCACCGTGGGCGGTCGAGCCCATCGGACAGGCCACTAGACAGCGCTGAAGGGTCGCTAAGTGCCCCCTGCCTGCTGCAGCGTTGCATCAGCGCCGCATTGCATGGCACTATCTCGCATGCGGCCTGCATAATCAAGGCACGCCAGACAGGGCCTCAGATTGGACAAGCCCAAGGCGAtgaattttttcttttcttttccttttccctttcttctgTTCGCCTCTCTCGCCTTGCTGGGGTTCTATTCGTTTCTGAGCACCAGGGATCAGTAGACTCCATATGCTGGTCCGGTGCCTGCCGAAGCAAGGGGGGAGCAGAAGACCGATTTCCGGCCAATGCGATATCGACAGATGGGCAGGGCTTGCAGGTACCGAGTACAAGACACAAGCACACATGTACAACGCAGACAAATCACATGGGAAATGCCGGGGTTGTTTCAACCACACGCGGCCTGGCGGACGTTTTATCGCCGCTTCTGTCAGAGTACGCACCCTCCTGCAGCATGTACCGGCTACCTGCGACCGACCCTTACAAAAGCCACTTCTACACAAAACTCGAGATGGAATTAATTTTCGACACGCTACGAGCCTCGTACTCGGTACAGAATGGACCCCCTGTCAACCTGTTTCTTGCACAATTGCTGCCAATCTCTATTTTAAGTAGTGGGTCCCCTATGACGCtcctcttgcttcttcctgcCTAGCC encodes:
- a CDS encoding uncharacterized protein (EggNog:ENOG41), yielding MGSYTFKWEHPAEEVFVTGTFDNWTKSEQLPKEGDVFQKTVFLKDASQKIYYKYVVDGDWTVNESSPKEADLEGNVNNFITPADILSSDPAAAFISTVTPQSTTAKMASEQPIDKPEGTATPSDVPGGFPITPSTELDKPISVNPLPAAAGAINPIKLAPGEEVPAVGIESTNEHVKLDKESYEKSDALPGVDATELPPVTSNMIPESSLPVVAAQDAHISTINPGATTVGLAAQVPLEAAKVPEVVKESQEKAGVEPEAAADPKEVVEKAQVEEELKEKVTEAPSTSEGTAGVGTEKSEADNTDTLAAVAAAAATTGAAVVAAVVAASDSAVEAATPVVNDTVAAAADAANKNLPDSVKENLPAPIQETLASHEAAVKEETREEVSPEVPAEVKESITEAGKSPEAAANTAAVEEKKEVEAELLKEVKAVPAVDETKAEETKAEEAKVVEAAPVVEPVVAPVTSATITDVQAIDSPVTEVSNVQVTKTEVPLEEAQKAVPVVEEPKAEEPKVVEPQAEVAKTEAPATTVPVIDTTVASEPAKADAAVDTPVTETDKTEVPPTEATTEAPSKANGSTGSHDDKTSEKKKNRFSAFFSRFRHKVSN